GCCAGAGACATCCCCTGATTATCAGACCCCCAAGGTCTtagaagtccccccccccaagtgacAGTGGCTCAAGGCTGTGGCCTTAAGTCTGGGCCTAGAATCAGCCCAGCAGGAGGGCAGTTCCATTTCTCTGTGCAGGcatctttggggtgggggggtaagtATTGATGATGACACACTTCAAGTGATAGTCATCCATAATGCAGTCTGGTGGGGACTCACAAGGCCATGGGTCTACACCATGTATGCAGCTTGGTCTACACTGTATGGCTGGCACTTTGTTGTTAGTGAGTTTAGGAGGATGGACAGGAGGACTGAAGGGTCAAAAGGCTcaggaagaaaagagaataagAGGTGGCCCCAGGGGAGGCACAGAGAGCAGAGTGGGATGTTCTGGAAGAACAAGAGGTAGGTCCATACCAGACTCTCAGTCCAGATCCATTGGTTTAGTGTCTTCCCTGAGGGGTAgagtgccaggctagcattgcaggctgaagagaggatccagggacttgtggcagtgtggtaatacaattctttattgatgcggggcCCCAGAGTCAGGCATGAGCACAGCGGGTGTTAGGCCACAtggcaccaaaccacaatggccgcctccctctctgcacaccagcccttctccaggtcaggacgcgggagagaaaaaagagcgaaatcaggaacagaagtggattttatgggataaaaactggaagtggcaagtcggaaatggaaatggctaggaaagggggtggagagaggcaaaagtcaTGCTGgaaaggtggaagtgtccttagcaactgttgtgatggttttaactggcagaaattagcagtaccctgaggggataacatggtggggatctttcaggtaaaacaatgattatgtaaatagaccatagtgtcagcaatggaggatggagcagggagcTGCCTGACATTTGGGACCAAAGGGAAGAGAAGCCCCcaagggcttcctggaggagtcTACCCTCAAAGAAATAATGTATGTTTGTGTCTGCTGGACAGAAGGCTTCTGGGATTACCCCTTCTTAGCAAAGGAAACTGTCTTTGTCACCCCTTGATTAGCAGCTTAGGAGCCCAGGGCCCTACTCTGAGGTGGCCTTGCCATTCTGGCCAGTGGCAGGGAACCTTTGTTTCCTCAGTGGTGTTATTGTTACCCGTGGGCCTGCCACCCTGAGCAGGCCTGGGTCCTAGGATGCCTGCAGTGAGAACAGGTTTACGGTTGAGGATGGAGGGTCCTGGGGGCCCCAGGTGCTAGCCCTGTGGAGACTCCCCTAGAGCTGTGGAAGCTGGAGCTCCTCAAGCTTCCGGGCTGTTCCGTGTCACAGAGCTCCTGGAGACCTGGCCGTCCTGAGGCAAGTGCAGGTGTGGTGGAGTGTGCAGGAGGATGTTTAGCCAGCATGTGCTCGACTGTCCAGCTGTGATCTTTGACAATGGTTCCGGGTTGTGCAAAGCAGGGCTGTCGGGGGAGATTGGACCCCGCCATGTCATCAGCTCCGTGGTGGGGCACCCCAAGCTCAAGATGGCAGCAGCTGGGGCCAACCAGAAGAAGTACTTCGTGGGTGAGGAGGCGCTACACAAGGCTGACGTGCTGAGCCTGCAGTGGCCCATCGATCGGGGTCTGGTCACCAGCTGGGATGATGTGGAGAGACTGTGGAAACATCTATTTGAGTGGGAGCTGGGTGTGAAGTCTGGCGAGCAGCCTGTGCTCATGACTGAGCCATCACTCAACCCCCGCGAAGCCCGGGAGAAGACGGCCGAGGTCATGTTCGAGGGCTTCAGTGTGCCAGCCTTTTACCTGTCAGACCAGGCAGTGCTGGCCTTGTATGCCTCGGCTTGTGTCACAGGGCTAGTGGTGGACAGCGGCCATGGCATCACCTGCACTGTCCCCATTTTCGAGGGCTACTCACTGCCGCATGCTGTCAGCAAGCTGGCCGTGGCAGGCAGAGACATCACGGAGCACCTCAGCCGGCTGCTCCTGGCTGGCGGTCGCACCTTCCCATGTACGCTGGACAGGACATTGCTGGATGACATCAAGGAGAAGCTGTGCTACGTGGCACTGGAGCCTGAGCAGGAGCTGTTGCGCCAGGCGGAGGAGGTGCTGCGAGAGTACAGGCTGCCTGATGGGAGCACCATGCGCATCGGGGACCAGCTGTTCCAGGCGCCCGAGACCTTGTTCTCACCTGAGCAGCTGGGCGTCCAGGGCCCAGGCCTGGCTAGGATGGTAGCCTGCAGCATCACTAAGTGCGATGCCGACATTCAGAAGACGCTGTATGGCGAGATAGTGCTGTCAGGGGGCACCTCGCTGTTCCAGGGCTTGGATGACCGGCTGCTGAGGGAGCTGGAGCAGCTGGCTGTCAAGGGCACCCCCATCAAGATCACAGCACCACCTGATAGGTGGTTCTCCACCTGGATCGGTGCCTCCATCGTCACCTCGCTCAGCAGCTTCAAGCAGATGTGGGTCACAGCAGCCGATTTCAGGGAGTTTGGCACCTCTGTGGTACAGAGAAGGTGCTTCTGAAGGCTCCCCACCCTGACCCTGGGGAGGGAGCCCCCACTTGCTGTGGCTTGGATGGAACAGTCAATAAAACACAAAATGGTGGAGGCTCTGGCTATGAAGTGGCTTGGTCTCAGGGCCCAAGGGAGCTGTTTCTGACTGTGCTGGGGAGTCTTTTGGGCTAAGGCAGTCCAGACCCTCCCTTTCTCCTGGGCAATAGAACTTGGGGAACGTGTCCACCTGCTTTGGAGTTTGCACTGACAGTGGGGGCTGAGTCTCAGGATTCTCTGGGGCCTGGGAATATGAATTTTATGCTGGGGTTCGTAGCACACCAAAGCTCCCACCTGCTTTAGGGTGGGGTAGCCAGGCAGGTGGGGTAGGCTACTGCAGCTGTCTTTTGAGGACCCCTGCCCGAGTGACTGACTTCAGGGGATGTTCAAGATTACCACCTCTGTTTGATCATCCTGCTGTTTTGCTTATTTCAAAGATTTTCTGACATTATTGATTGGGGTGAAAATGCTGGAAACAAAGTGAACAGACACTAATTAAGTGATAATTGAAGAAATTACCCACAAAGAGAAATATTACATGCTGATTTGGTAGATTGTTCCCTCAAATAGGGGGATGGAAATGGAAAGTACAGAGAAGTCTGCAAAATGAATCCTCCTGTTGACTTATTTTTCTTGCTTAGAAAAAAAAGGCAGTTTTCCTGAACTGTCTACACACATTTTTGCATGTGtgtaaaaaaggaggagaaaacaagAGTGGAACACTGTGGgttgatagggaaggagaaaatgagaggtaaaggaaagaaaggggactGAACGGGGAAGATCTTTACCACTTGAGGctgactttttcctttttctttgacagagtgaaacaaagaggcaaagagagtgaaagaaaccacagcactgaagcttctttcactgTGGAGATGGATAGCTCCAATTAAGGGGGAAAGGGgctagaaaaagaaagatctgcagccctgcttcatggacCATGAAACTCCCCTCTTGTAGACCAAGAGGTCTGcaaggggaccaggtgcttgaacctggggctttgttcCTGATGACTTACattctctactgggtgtgccaccacctgattcctGGGGTGAATGATTTTCTTCTGCATACAATATTTGGAATATCTTGAGATTCTGGACtatatttaatctttaaaaattattttaataagagaggttgggccagcctactctgccacttgaagaagactggtcctaaaatgaatgcagcctagaatgatcctagctgtgaccatggactgtgagctcagactgacagggactcagagattacaaAGGCTTCTGTGtcaaatatgaatatataagagccataggtcagatagatggagttaatggtatctatatacttttatcatatttgggagctacactctgctctaatctagctttctagtcctattctcaaaagatctttggtccatactctcagaagaataaagaatagggaaacttccaatggaggggatgggatatggctctCAGGTGGTGAAAAGTGTATAAATTGTATCCCTctaatcccacaatcttatcaataattataaaataaaataacaaaaagttgaaaaacacaaagcagaacttggacaggagttggtgtattgcaccaaaataaaagactctggggtggtggtgtggggtggggggagagttaaggtcctggaacatgattgcagaggaggacctagtgtggtttgaattgttatgtggaaaactgagaaatgtatacatgtacaaactactctaatagtttgttgactgtaaaccaaagcactgtttcggttgactgtacaccattaaccccccccccaataaagaaagaaagaaaaaaaggaaggaaggaaggaaaaaagaaaggaagaaaaagaaagaaagagggagtcaggcagtagcgtagtgggttaagtgcaggtggcgcaaagcacaaggaccagtgtaaggatcctggttcgagcccccggctccccatctgcaggggagtcaattcacaagtggtgaagcaggtctgcaggtgtctttctcttcccctttctgtctttccctcctctctccatttctctctgtcctatctaacaataacgacaccaccaccaccaacaataataaaaaacaacaggggcaataaaaggaataaataaagaaaaagaaagaaagaggaaggaagaaagaaataaatgaaggaagaaataaaagggaacctttcaatggaggggatggggcatggaattctggtggttggaattgtacccctgttatcttacaatcttgttaatcattaaataactaataaaattgaaagaataaTAATGAAAGCTGAGCTTTTAAAAAacatcattttttatttgataggaaagagaaattgagagggaggaggagacagggagagggagagagagagggagaggggagagagagagatttgtatcACTTTGTGAGGCTCTCCCCtggcagtgggaactgggggcttgaacctggtccttgcacaatgtaatgtatgtgctcaacagaGTGTGCTATCACCTACTTCTGATgagctttttttctatttaagctAGTCTGTCTGTCTTATGAGTTTCTGCCCTTGATGTTGCTGGGGTGGTAATGCTGGTGGTAGCTGTCTCAAAGACAATAATGATGGTgacagtgatggtggtgatggtgacagTAATGGTGAAGATGGTGATGAAGGTAACTGTTGTTGGACatgatggagatgatggtgatcTTGGTGGTGGAGATAGTGAAGATGGtgacaatgatgatgatggtaatgGTGAAGATGGTGATGAGGGTCGCTGCAATGGTGATGAAGAAGATGATGGTGATATTGGTGATGAGGGCAACTGTTGATGGTGACAGTGATGGTCATGGTGATTGTGATGAAgatagtgatgatgatggtgatgatgatgagggtgatgatgatgacagtgatggtggtgatgatggtgatgagggTAACTGCTAATGGTTATGGAGAAGATGGTGGTGATAATGATGGCAGTGGTGATGGTGGCAATGAGGCTGTTGTTGATGGCCATCATGATGGTCACCATTATTCTTGTGTCCTTGGGAAGCTTCTGTGTATGGAGGAAAGCAGCTCTGTAGGTTCCCATGGCAGTTCCCAGCAGTGCTTTGGACAGATTGACTGACATTTACTGCTGGCCTCTTTGAGAAGGGGGCAGGACAGAGTCTTATCAGGCAGTGAAAATGATACCCAGAAGCAGGGAGATGTCTAACACGATCAGGCTTATGGTGGGATGGGCTCAGTCCTGGAAGGGCTGGAGGAGCCATCCTCTGGCTTTGGGCACTCCATACTGCCTACTAGGAGGTCCAGGGGCCATCCCAAGTCTGATTCCCTACTTGTAAGATATGGGGGCCCTGCTCCCCTCATCTTGCCAGATCTGTTCACACCTCCCCGCCTGTCTCCCAGGGCCTCACAGGGAGCATTGTGGTGCTGCCCAGAGTTTGGAGCTTCAGTGAGGTGATAGTGGGGTCTAGGTGGCAGGACTGAGGGTCCAGACTCAGCCACTCTGCCTGGCCAGGCTTCAGTATCTTCCTGTGATGAATGGCCAACACAGGAAAGTGATGGTGTGTGTAGGCCTGACCTACCCTGGCCCCAGGTATCAGGCAAGTGGCAAAAGGTCCTTAgaagatgttgctgaggaattattctgatgcagtctctgcccccaggttttaccacgcccagcgaaatcctagcagtgccttcttcaaccaatcctggccccacatgtcacccctggttatcgcccaataaaaagccccctcacccccccccccccccggcctctcagctccccctctctcagatctcgctcccttctctcgccccgtggtcaggtagtggggacggccattgtcggcggactccacgtggcctgagccacccccccatcctataataaagatttgtgtacccctttgctccggacgtccactctcttctctgcggtgcagccagacacctgaccgctacaacaagaagacagacagggacaggCACTATGCCAGGCTCAGCATGATCCCAGTGAGGATCCAGAAAGGGTCCCTGATACTGAGGAGAGGGAACAGGTCAGGCCAGTGTCTTCTTACACTGTTCTAGAACCTttggggtgtggtggtggtgagagAGTCTCTGGCTGCAATACTGTGACTCTTGCATCTCTGGTAGGGTCTGGAGGAACCTGCTCTGTCCCTGCAGGGTGACCACAAAGGACCCACAGCTGTCTTTCGGTCTGTACAACAGCCAGAGCTGCCTCTGGTCTCCTTTTTGCTACAAAGAACTCTGGCCACCTTGAAGGTCCCTCCAACCTCACTCCCTGGTGTCCCCCAGTTCGTGTAATCCTTGCACAAGGCCCAGTCCTGGGAACAGTGTGCTTATTGTTACTGGGCCTAACTCCAGGCAGGAAACACGAGCCAGCCTTTGCATTATCAGACTGGGGAGACCAGGTTGGCTCATTCCTCACAGTCAACCTTGCCTGCCCTTGCCCTGCCTGCTGGTGGCAGCGGCTGAAGGGATATATTCATGCCTTGGTAGCTGGCATGTGATTGGCATGTGACTGCCCTGAGGTCGCCCCCTTCCATGTTGGCTGGTGACTGGAAGCCATGGTGCTGGCAGTACCAAAGAGGACTCTAAAAGGCAGCCCTAGTGAGGGAAGAGGCCTCCCCTGGCCACCCGCCAGCTCTACTCAGAGTGGCCCTTGGGCTTCTTCCCAGGGGGTTCATCTGCCCAGTCAGCCTGCCAGAGAGGTATAAGGTCAGGGGTGCCCCAAGCTGCTGGGGGGCGGGGCTGTTGGAAGAGGCAGTGGACCCCTGCTGAGACCCCCAGTTCAGGCTATAGATATGAGGAACACTCAGTTACACAATTCCCAGGGGCTGGGCTACTGAGGTAGCCAGAGCAAgaaggggtgtgtggggggtagaagtgtgtgtgggaggggtgggagtgggtggcagGACTGGGGATCCCAGGCCTAGGAGGGACAGTGTGCCATGATGCCTGACACTTTCTGCCTCCCGCATCCACCTCAGAGCCCTGGAGGATAAGGGAGCCAGCTTCCAGACTCTGCTCCCTTTTCCCCCAATTAGACCTGACATTTCACATGCAGAGACAACTAGCCAGGCTGGGAAGTGTGGCTGGAGATTGCGCCCCCACTTCCTGTCTCTAAGAAAGGCCTGGGGCTCCCCAGCTCTCACCACACATCCACTGAGCTCTATGGGAGATCTCCCACCCTGGGACCAGAAGGTGCCCCACAATAGCCCGCTGACCCAAGCTGGTAGTTACCAGAACCCCCTGGCACAATATCAAGCATCCCCTGTCACTCTGGGGGACCTGGAAGACAGAGGATACACCAAAAGATGCATCAAGTGGAAGGCTAAGTTGATGATCATGCCCTGATGCTGTGGAGGCACCCCCTTTGCTATTTTGAATGAGAAGATGAACAACAGGTGAGGGGGACACTATCCTGTGAGCATCTCTTTGTACAGAGAGGAGCACTTGGGAGGAGGCACTACCACCTGGGAGCACCCCTGTGGTAGGCAGGCAGGTGGCACCCAGGGAAGATGCCAGCAGATCAGAATAAGGTGGTCCCAGGGGAGCAAAACCCCTTCCTTCCCACACACCATATGGGGGCTGAGAACTGgggatttaaaaattttatagggggatattaatggtttatagtaaatacagttgttggttgatgtgtagaatttctcagctttctgcaaaacactcttgcccccaacctaggtcctcctccaccatcatgcaccaggacctaaaccACACCCTcatccaaagtcctttactttggtgcaatacaccaaatccagtccagaaagaaaccatcacccaaacaaagatacTCTTTattgaatgggagatctttacatgccatacatcagatgaaaggctaataaaatatacaaagagctcaagaaactcagcaaaacaaacaaaaaaataaatgacccattcaaaaatgaggagaggatgtgaccagaatattcactaaagaagagatccaaaaggccagcagacatatgaaaaaaatgttcaaagtcagagaaatacaaataaagacaacaatgagatactttagccctgtgagaatgacatacatcagaaatgatagcaacaacaaatgatggagaggctgcAGTGTGAAATGGGGCTTTTTGATGTTGGAGGAGAGTGGAGAAGATGCCTTTTGTCATGCAGGGAACTGAGAGAGCCCTTCCTGCACACTCTGTCTAGGAAAATAGCCAGAAAGGGGACACAAAAATCTGTGAACACTATCCAGAGGACACCCATGGGTGTGGGCTGCCCTGAGCAAGATCTGGGGAGCCTCATGGGGAGGGTATCCTTGCTGTGCCATGAAACACCAAAATCTCAGGGACCAGGCAGGGGCCATTTGTGAACCACCTGCTAGTGCAGGGGTCCCCAACAAGTTGGAGCAGGACACACAGCACCAgaaaagcttccccccaccctggGCCTGATGACATTGTGTGTGTGGGAATGAGCCCCAGAGGGGACTTCGTGGGGATGAGGGCCAGTCAGTGTTCACACCTGATTTTGGGAGCAACAGCACAGGCCAGGGTGCCAGCTGCAGAGGACACCCATGGATGGGGGCAGGAGATGCTCTGTAAAGGAGACCAGTGCTCCTCAAGGCCTTTGGGGCTCTCAGGTgggttgcaggtggggacactcTTGATGGTTGAGGTGACAGGGTCAGTAGGGCTTTTGCTTTTCCTGAACCCCAAGTTCAAGGGGAGATGGTGGTGCTTGGTGCCCCAGGAGATATTGCTCCTGATCATACAACTAGCCCCCAGAGGGGTAGTATACCTGTCTGTCCCCTCTCTCTATGTTTCCAGCCTGGAGGTATAGCATGGTGTGGGGATGAATCTGTGGGGGCCCCCATGCCAGAGCCAGGGCACTGCCACACCTGTGGTGCCCTGGCTTTCTCATAGGCCCAGACTGCTCTGGAAAAGCTAGGAACCTTCTTTTTGGGGCATCCTATTTGTAGACAGAAAACATCCCCCAGCCCCGGGGCAGAGAGACAGGGCTCTGCTCCTCATCATGTGACCTTTCACCCCTGGCCATGAGGCTTGATGCCTGGTTCTGAGCTACTCAGGCTTCTGGTCCACGGGAGACTTCACTTTTCCACAGGAGGACACATCTGTCTGATGTGAAGTCTCCCTTGTGCCCAGACCTCTGGAGAGAACAAAGGGAAGTGCAGAGGATGAACTGGGGTGCTGGGGCAGGGGGTTCTGGATGTCTGTCTGAGACTAGTGTCCCCGAATGCCCTCACAATTCCTGTGCAGGATGTTGgggtattttttggggggggagggagggacataATTTATTTCTCTGCTGATGAGCTGTAAGAATTAGAACCATGTCCCCCAGGTTTCTAAATCTactgggggtagggggtaggggaATGGGAAAAGTGGCTGAGTGGGGAACccaggcaggggaggggggggcaaTGGGAGGAATTAGGGGAGAAGGAGTCACATCTGGAGACCCAGGGCTGCTGCTGGCATGGGGAGCAGCCTGGCTCTGAAGGAGTGTGGGTACTTTCTTAGCagtctgcttctttttttaaaaaaaagtatttaattcatttatttttgctagaggcagaaatggagaggaaaggggaagatagatattGCTTTGATACTCATGAGACTTGCCACTTGAGGGTTGGGACCAGGGTctggaacccagttccttgcacatcgtgatatgtgtgttctactgggtgtgccaccacccagcactgaGCACCCTGATTTTTGCTGGCCTGGGTGGAACCTTGCAATCAGGGCATGGTGAAGCAATGTCCCAGACTCTAAGGGTATAGGGGTGACAGCCTGCAAAGTGCCCATGACTGGGGAGCCTCCCTATTTCTGGTTCTCAGCAGGACCAGTTTTCAGGTCCCCTTTGTGGAGGAGGGGTCAACacatggtggtgggggagggggggcaatGAGGGGAGTCCTAATTGGGAGACTCTCTAGAGCTGGCTGTTCTCATCTGTGACCTGGGCCACCCCTTTCTGTAGCTCTGCCCGCCTCCTGCCACTGCCACTGTCTTTACATCCCAGTGGCCCTTGCTGTGTCTGCAGCATGAGCAATGGTCACTTACTTGTCTTGGCCTGAGTATGAGATGGTCTGGGACACAGGTCCATGTCCAAGTCACCATGAGGCCAGGGGTGCCCACTGAAGATACCCCAAGATAGGAGCCCCCATAAAGTGATGTGTTTACACAATgcatctcttctctgtctctgagatGACACTTCCACTTCCTTGGGGAGAGCAATCAGAGAAGGCTTCTTA
The sequence above is drawn from the Erinaceus europaeus chromosome 10, mEriEur2.1, whole genome shotgun sequence genome and encodes:
- the ACTRT2 gene encoding actin-related protein T2, with product MFSQHVLDCPAVIFDNGSGLCKAGLSGEIGPRHVISSVVGHPKLKMAAAGANQKKYFVGEEALHKADVLSLQWPIDRGLVTSWDDVERLWKHLFEWELGVKSGEQPVLMTEPSLNPREAREKTAEVMFEGFSVPAFYLSDQAVLALYASACVTGLVVDSGHGITCTVPIFEGYSLPHAVSKLAVAGRDITEHLSRLLLAGGRTFPCTLDRTLLDDIKEKLCYVALEPEQELLRQAEEVLREYRLPDGSTMRIGDQLFQAPETLFSPEQLGVQGPGLARMVACSITKCDADIQKTLYGEIVLSGGTSLFQGLDDRLLRELEQLAVKGTPIKITAPPDRWFSTWIGASIVTSLSSFKQMWVTAADFREFGTSVVQRRCF